In Phaenicophaeus curvirostris isolate KB17595 unplaced genomic scaffold, BPBGC_Pcur_1.0 scaffold_122, whole genome shotgun sequence, one DNA window encodes the following:
- the LOC138734610 gene encoding LOW QUALITY PROTEIN: proline-rich proteoglycan 2-like (The sequence of the model RefSeq protein was modified relative to this genomic sequence to represent the inferred CDS: deleted 2 bases in 1 codon), with translation MTEFPGAAKPEAAASRAAAIAPWSPQRSRGPSSPNGPPPAPPRPPPNISVGTQTDPTPPNLEGPEAGGTPQEPPPPGSPPCPPAPPPSRRPRSPPRAPPSPPPPAPSPAPRAPHKELFRRHSSSSGSCSPRQRLSRKAASSANLLLQGGSPESRPKEPTLSPGSRRGELQPG, from the exons ATGACGGAGTTTCCTGGGGCGGCGAAGCCGGAGGCCGCGGCCTCGCGTGCGGCCGCCATCGCCCCATGGAGCCCCCAGCGGAGCCGGGGCCCCTCg tcTCCCAATgggccccccccggcccccccgcgGCCCCCCCCCAAT ATCAGCGTGGGGACCCAGACAGACCCGACGCCCCCAAACCTCGAGGGTCCGGAGGCTGGGGGGACCCCCCAAGAGCCGCCCCCCCCGGGgtcccccccctgccccccagccccccccccctcccggCGTCCCCGgagccccccaagagcccccccgagtcccccccccccggcaccgAGTCCTGCCCCACGGGCGCCCCACAAGGAGCT gttcCGCAGACACAGCTCGTCCTCGGGCAGCTGCAGCCCCCGCCAGCGCCTCAGCAGGAAAGCGGCTTCGTCCGCAAACCTCCTGCTGCAGGGGGGGAGCCCCGAGAg CCGCCCAAAGGAGCCGACCCTGAGCCCAG GGTCGCGCCGCGGGGAACTACAACCTGGGTGA